In Nitrosophilus labii, the following proteins share a genomic window:
- the ppk2 gene encoding polyphosphate kinase 2 — MDKKEYKKILYYLQVELVKFQRHVIENDLKVCTIFEGRDAAGKDGTIKRFTEYLSPRDTRVVALSKPTELDKKFWYFQRYIHYLPRGGEMVFFNRSWYNRAGVEIVMGFCTEDQYEKFMEQVPNFEYLLVHEGMFLTKYYLDISKEEQKKRLEERKKDPLKQWKISPIDEKAQKLWKEYSIARDEMFAKTHFAYAPWYVVRADDKKEARINTIKHFLNKREYPGKNKELLIYDPKIVFEFDTSCYEKGLIAP, encoded by the coding sequence ATGGACAAAAAAGAGTATAAAAAAATTCTTTATTATCTTCAAGTTGAGCTAGTTAAGTTTCAAAGGCATGTTATAGAAAACGATTTAAAAGTCTGTACTATTTTTGAAGGAAGAGATGCAGCTGGAAAAGATGGAACGATAAAAAGATTTACAGAATATTTAAGTCCAAGGGATACAAGAGTAGTGGCTCTTAGCAAACCAACCGAACTTGACAAAAAATTTTGGTATTTTCAAAGATATATTCACTACCTCCCAAGAGGAGGAGAGATGGTCTTTTTCAACAGAAGTTGGTACAATAGAGCAGGAGTGGAAATAGTTATGGGCTTTTGTACAGAAGACCAGTATGAAAAATTTATGGAACAAGTTCCTAATTTTGAATATCTTCTAGTTCATGAAGGAATGTTTTTAACAAAATATTATTTAGATATTTCTAAAGAGGAGCAGAAAAAAAGACTTGAAGAGAGAAAAAAAGATCCTTTAAAACAGTGGAAAATAAGTCCTATAGACGAAAAAGCTCAAAAACTATGGAAAGAGTACTCTATAGCTAGAGACGAAATGTTCGCAAAAACCCATTTTGCATATGCTCCTTGGTACGTTGTTAGGGCAGACGATAAAAAAGAGGCTAGAATAAACACTATAAAACATTTTCTTAATAAACGCGAATATCCGGGAAAAAATAAAGAGCTTTTGATTTATGACCCCAAAATAGTTTTCGAATTTGATACAAGCTGCTACGAAAAGGGATTGATCGCACCTTAA
- a CDS encoding flavin reductase family protein yields the protein MRLDFKHLNPLQRYKIMSHTVVPRPIAWIVTEHEDIINIAPFSYFIPLSSEPPALIVSIGHKKNGEPKDTLKNILKTKKCTICFVSQELLKDMHYTSKDLPHDTSEAEYFNIDTKRVFEEFPPMIKNSPSAFFCTLNQVVDLKGSKTVPLILEVEKYFVDDKFVTDKEKLHIELDLIARVGKEYSICENKITPPVIP from the coding sequence TTGAGACTAGATTTCAAACATCTTAATCCTTTGCAAAGATATAAGATAATGAGCCATACCGTAGTACCTAGACCCATAGCATGGATAGTTACGGAACATGAAGATATAATAAACATTGCACCCTTTAGCTACTTTATTCCTCTATCATCAGAACCACCGGCTCTAATAGTCTCTATAGGACATAAAAAAAACGGCGAACCCAAAGATACGCTTAAAAACATTTTAAAAACAAAAAAATGTACTATATGTTTTGTTTCCCAAGAACTGCTAAAAGATATGCATTACACCTCAAAGGATCTGCCTCACGATACTAGCGAAGCCGAATATTTTAATATAGATACAAAAAGAGTTTTTGAAGAGTTTCCACCTATGATAAAAAATTCTCCTAGCGCCTTTTTCTGTACCCTAAACCAAGTAGTGGATCTAAAAGGGAGTAAAACAGTTCCTTTGATTTTAGAGGTAGAAAAATATTTTGTGGATGATAAATTCGTAACGGACAAAGAAAAACTTCATATAGAGTTAGATTTGATCGCTAGAGTAGGCAAAGAGTACTCAATTTGTGAAAATAAGATAACACCACCCGTTATCCCTTAA